CGGAAGTATTTTGTAATCGTAAGTATAATCAGTGCGAGGCCAACCTTTGTAGTATTGCCAAGAGAGATTAAAGTGCCATTTTTTGTTGAGGCGGTAGTTGACATCCGCATAAACGGTGTGTCGTTGGTCATTGAGGCGAGGCACTTTGCCTGTCACTTTGGTCAGGAGTCCATCAAATTCAATGTCTTTGATATCGTCCTCCGCCTTTGCCAGCGCATAACTCAGCCACCAAGAAATTTTCTCGCCTTTGTCATACTTCAAAAATAGCTCAATACCCTTTGAAGCCGATCCGTTGTAAATAATCCTTGCATTGTCATTTCGTGCTTCGGGGAAAATCTCCAAATGATCTCGCATATTTTGCCATTGCGGACTGATATTTGACAGGTCTTTATAATATGCTTCTGCCCGAAAATTGATGCCGTTGTTGAACAAATGTTCAAAACTCAACACATAATGCTTCGCCAATTCTGCGGTATTGAAGTCGGTGATGCCATTATTTACATCCAAATTGTTGATGAATTGACTTTGGTAATAATAGCCCCAAGCTCCTCGCAAAAAGGTGTTTTTGCCGAAAGCATAGGCCAAGCTGATTCGAGGACTCACGTTTTGGTCATTGGAATAAGACGTGTAATCAAACCGAAGCCCTGTTTCTGCAATCAGTTTGGGTAAAACTTTGAAGCGGCTCGTCAAATAAATGCCAATTTGCTGACCAGAAGGATGTAGTTCGATTTCGGTAATCTTGTCGTAATCAAAAAGTTCTTGATTAGAGTTGACACGAATTTCATGTAGTTCTCTGAAATAGTTGTAATCAGCTTTGATTTGTTTGGCTTCAAAACCACTTTTCAACAGCAAATTATTGGAAATCTGCCAATTCCAATCTTGCTTCACTCCAAAAAGAGAATAATCTCGTTTATCGGTCAGTGTAAAAGTACCTTTATCTGTCGGTTCGTATTTAAAAAACGAGCCATTTCTATCGTGTTTCACCAAACCCGAATACAACAAAGTACGTGAAAAAAGGTGGGGCGTATGGTAGGAATTCAAAGCCAACCAAGCATAGGTATTGCTGTATTTCGTATCGTTTTTATCGAAGTTCTCCTCTGCAATGTCCCGAATTTTGGTTTTGTCACCCGATTGCAGTACATAAGCCGATAGATTGTGTTTGTCGCCGAGTTGGTAGCTGACCTTTGCCATTGCATCATAAAAAGTCGGCACACTTTCGGTTTCCCCCAAGATTTTGAAAACGGCATCCAACATGCCTCGCCTTGCCGAAAAAATATAGCTTC
This window of the Chitinophagales bacterium genome carries:
- a CDS encoding TonB-dependent receptor, with translation MKYLTFTIIFVLLGLLHSFAQTTEKGRIQGILMDETTGETLVGVHIVIEETQTGTVTDSNGKFVIENLPKGKYTLILTFIGYAKKRIENLELAVNQTLKVGQIKLSEEAFSLNQVTVTPGSFSIMGTKIASRQTLASKDIKNMSWAEDITRAVARLPGVSSSDYSSKFTVRGGEADEVLITLDGMELYEPFHQRDYSGGLFSIVDIETIEGIELMTGGFSADYGNRLSGVFNMQTKKIKDDEKHTSVGLSVMNARVYTDGTFADNKGSYIFSARRGMLDAVFKILGETESVPTFYDAMAKVSYQLGDKHNLSAYVLQSGDKTKIRDIAEENFDKNDTKYSNTYAWLALNSYHTPHLFSRTLLYSGLVKHDRNGSFFKYEPTDKGTFTLTDKRDYSLFGVKQDWNWQISNNLLLKSGFEAKQIKADYNYFRELHEIRVNSNQELFDYDKITEIELHPSGQQIGIYLTSRFKVLPKLIAETGLRFDYTSYSNDQNVSPRISLAYAFGKNTFLRGAWGYYYQSQFINNLDVNNGITDFNTAELAKHYVLSFEHLFNNGINFRAEAYYKDLSNISPQWQNMRDHLEIFPEARNDNARIIYNGSASKGIELFLKYDKGEKISWWLSYALAKAEDDIKDIEFDGLLTKVTGKVPRLNDQRHTVYADVNYRLNKKWHFNLSWQYYKGWPRTDYTYDYKILPNGQYHFYQIHKEFNGTLYPAYHRMDLRINRHFKTPKNKNITAFLHLVNVYNRENLKKFDLDVTDDEGNLTLNNEGNYVPFEDNKYWFGFLPVIGASWAF